One part of the Paenibacillus silvisoli genome encodes these proteins:
- a CDS encoding ABC transporter permease translates to MQVDQPITAAGGKTKAKAANPFRKLMKYHALWILALPGILLLLINNYLPMFGIFLAFKSLNFSKGIWGSDWVGFDNFKFLFTTNDIWRIIANTVLYNLAFIAINTGLSVLLALLLNEVKNKVLSKFVQSSMLLPHFISMVVVAYLVFGFLNPDLGFINKSILEPSGQEAVSWYMSPKYWPYILIIVNSWKSVGFGSIIYLATIIGIDKEYYEAAMIDGAGKWKQMTKITVPFLIPIMIILTLLSIGRIFNADFGLFYQVTMNSGMLKDVTEVIDTYVYNALLVSGDTDLASSAGLLQSVIGFILVVSVNLLVKRISSDKALF, encoded by the coding sequence ATGCAAGTGGATCAGCCGATTACGGCGGCAGGCGGGAAAACGAAGGCGAAAGCGGCCAATCCGTTCCGGAAGCTCATGAAGTATCACGCGCTCTGGATATTGGCGCTGCCCGGCATTTTGCTGCTGCTGATCAACAACTATTTGCCGATGTTCGGCATTTTTTTGGCGTTCAAGAGCTTGAACTTCTCTAAAGGCATCTGGGGCAGCGACTGGGTCGGCTTCGATAACTTTAAGTTCCTGTTCACGACGAACGACATTTGGCGCATTATCGCCAATACGGTTTTGTACAACCTTGCTTTTATCGCCATCAATACGGGCCTCTCGGTGCTGCTGGCGCTGCTGCTCAACGAAGTGAAAAACAAGGTGCTCTCGAAATTCGTGCAGAGCTCGATGCTGCTGCCGCACTTTATTTCGATGGTCGTCGTGGCGTATCTCGTGTTCGGCTTCCTGAACCCGGATCTCGGTTTTATTAACAAATCGATCCTTGAACCGTCGGGCCAGGAAGCGGTTTCCTGGTATATGTCGCCGAAGTACTGGCCGTACATTCTTATTATCGTCAACAGCTGGAAGTCGGTCGGCTTCGGCTCGATCATCTATCTGGCGACGATTATCGGCATCGACAAGGAATATTACGAGGCGGCGATGATTGACGGAGCCGGGAAGTGGAAACAAATGACGAAGATAACAGTTCCGTTTCTGATCCCGATCATGATCATTTTGACGCTGCTGTCGATCGGACGGATTTTCAATGCGGATTTCGGGCTGTTCTACCAAGTGACGATGAACTCCGGCATGCTGAAAGACGTCACCGAGGTTATAGACACGTACGTGTATAACGCGCTGCTCGTGTCGGGCGACACCGATTTGGCGTCATCGGCGGGTCTGCTGCAGTCGGTCATCGGATTTATTTTGGTCGTGTCGGTGAACCTGCTCGTGAAGCGGATCAGCAGCGACAAAGCTTTATTCTAA
- a CDS encoding carbohydrate ABC transporter permease, translating to MKNSNRTNPFIILFFIVVSLASLLPFWLILMVSLTGQNALVKYGYSFWPKDFDLAAYRFLWHDAEPILRAYGVSIVVTVVGTIVSLFVTSALAYTLSRSEFPFRGALSFYVLFTMLFGGGLLPWYLVYTKFLHLQDTLPALIIPGLLGGFNVFIMRTYFTTSIPPSLVDSAQIDGANEYRTYFSIVLPLSLPVLATIGLFVIVSYWNDWFTSLVFISNDRLYNLQYFLYNTLMNAQYLQAVASKAHIDSTSDRILPLEQLQMAMAMIAVLPVAMVFPFLQKYFVKGLTVGAVKG from the coding sequence ATGAAAAACAGCAATCGGACGAATCCGTTCATCATTTTATTCTTTATCGTCGTCAGTCTGGCGAGCCTGCTTCCGTTCTGGCTCATCCTCATGGTATCGCTGACGGGGCAAAACGCGCTCGTCAAATACGGCTACAGCTTCTGGCCGAAGGACTTCGACCTCGCCGCGTACCGCTTCCTCTGGCATGACGCGGAGCCGATTCTTCGGGCTTACGGGGTTTCGATCGTCGTGACGGTCGTCGGCACGATCGTCAGCTTGTTCGTCACTTCGGCGCTCGCTTACACGCTATCGCGCAGCGAGTTTCCGTTCCGCGGGGCGCTCAGCTTCTACGTGCTGTTCACGATGCTGTTCGGCGGCGGCTTGCTGCCTTGGTATCTCGTGTACACGAAGTTTCTGCATCTGCAGGACACGCTGCCGGCGCTTATCATTCCCGGCTTGCTCGGCGGCTTTAACGTCTTCATCATGCGGACGTATTTTACGACCAGCATTCCGCCGTCTCTCGTCGATTCGGCGCAAATCGATGGCGCGAACGAGTACCGGACGTACTTCAGCATCGTGCTTCCGCTGTCGCTTCCCGTGCTGGCAACGATCGGCTTGTTCGTCATCGTATCGTACTGGAACGACTGGTTTACGAGCTTGGTGTTCATTAGCAACGACAGGCTGTACAACCTGCAGTACTTCCTCTACAACACGCTGATGAATGCGCAGTACCTGCAGGCGGTCGCGAGCAAAGCGCATATCGATTCGACTTCGGATCGGATTCTGCCGCTGGAGCAGCTGCAAATGGCCATGGCCATGATCGCGGTGCTGCCTGTGGCGATGGTGTTCCCGTTCCTGCAGAAGTATTTTGTCAAAGGCTTGACGGTTGGCGCAGTGAAAGGCTGA
- a CDS encoding phytanoyl-CoA dioxygenase family protein, whose product MAVQLIQVNGYVLIEDVLPRTQIDQLNNRIGDFLAGFMAKNQFSLEEGFHDGTNHIGMHLPFEKPFCEESIIAHPFVTEIVDQILGDDCMLTYFASNTSMPLGTKSQQVHADMGARFGDRCNANLPITHLVVNYPLVDVTEENGPMEVWPGGTHLHPDRYYNTKTVDKSVLAEHMLSFKALMPAGSIMIRDDRMWHRGTPNRSDQPRPNIAMIYTAAPNAPQGGGLQIPQETYDSFSDKAKSLLRKEKIGSPVISPY is encoded by the coding sequence TTGGCCGTCCAGCTTATTCAAGTCAATGGATATGTGTTGATCGAGGACGTGCTGCCACGCACGCAAATCGATCAGTTGAACAACAGAATCGGCGATTTCCTGGCAGGATTTATGGCCAAAAATCAATTCAGCCTCGAAGAGGGCTTTCACGATGGAACGAACCATATCGGCATGCATCTGCCGTTTGAGAAGCCGTTCTGCGAAGAATCGATTATCGCGCATCCGTTCGTAACGGAAATCGTGGATCAAATTTTGGGCGACGACTGCATGCTCACTTATTTTGCTTCGAACACGTCGATGCCGCTAGGCACGAAGTCGCAGCAGGTTCATGCGGACATGGGCGCGAGATTCGGAGACCGCTGCAATGCGAATCTTCCGATTACGCATCTGGTCGTCAACTACCCGCTGGTCGATGTGACGGAAGAGAACGGCCCGATGGAAGTTTGGCCGGGCGGCACGCACTTGCATCCTGACCGTTACTACAATACGAAAACCGTTGACAAATCCGTGCTGGCCGAGCATATGCTTTCCTTCAAAGCGCTCATGCCGGCGGGTTCGATCATGATCCGCGACGACCGCATGTGGCACCGCGGCACGCCGAACCGTTCGGATCAGCCTAGACCGAACATCGCGATGATCTACACAGCCGCGCCGAATGCCCCGCAAGGCGGCGGTCTCCAAATTCCGCAAGAAACGTACGACAGCTTCTCGGACAAGGCGAAGTCCCTGCTCCGTAAAGAGAAGATCGGGTCCCCGGTTATCTCGCCATATTAA
- a CDS encoding alcohol dehydrogenase catalytic domain-containing protein encodes MKAQAVVFETKEAVTVRSVEVPEPGERDVVIEVDYSWISIGTESSFFRGERIAGETPYKEGGPWPFPHVPGYQKVGRVIRTGAAVAHVQTGDRVFASISKVNGMYFDFGGHINPAVTDSSQVWKLPEDGPDPIAYAGAVLTQVGYNCGMRAPISKGDIAVVIGDGLVGQWSAQTLAHRGAEVFLLGHREDRLKLAAAGGYATPVNGHGIDSARLLGQRANRQLAVVVDTVGSLETFRKLQPLMKHDSHLVSAGYLGESGLIDIQALRGQEITLHTPSGWTAERMTATIAAIREGWLSTVPLITHRFPAAEAAAAWEVITSKPSPCLGVVLDWRAP; translated from the coding sequence ATGAAAGCACAGGCAGTCGTATTCGAAACGAAGGAAGCCGTCACCGTGCGCAGCGTCGAGGTTCCCGAGCCCGGGGAGCGGGACGTCGTCATTGAGGTCGACTATTCCTGGATCAGCATCGGAACGGAATCGTCATTCTTCCGCGGCGAAAGAATCGCAGGAGAAACGCCGTACAAGGAAGGCGGCCCGTGGCCCTTCCCGCATGTGCCAGGATATCAGAAGGTGGGACGCGTAATCCGCACAGGCGCGGCCGTCGCGCACGTCCAAACGGGCGACCGCGTATTCGCTTCGATCAGCAAGGTGAACGGCATGTACTTTGACTTCGGCGGTCATATCAACCCGGCCGTGACCGATAGCTCCCAGGTGTGGAAGCTGCCGGAGGACGGACCGGACCCGATCGCCTATGCAGGCGCCGTGCTGACGCAGGTTGGCTACAACTGCGGCATGCGCGCGCCGATATCCAAAGGCGACATTGCCGTCGTCATCGGCGACGGGCTCGTCGGCCAATGGTCGGCGCAGACGCTGGCCCATCGCGGAGCGGAGGTGTTTCTGCTCGGCCACCGGGAGGATCGGCTCAAGCTTGCGGCGGCCGGCGGCTATGCGACTCCGGTCAACGGCCATGGCATCGACTCCGCGCGGCTCCTCGGCCAACGCGCGAACCGGCAGCTGGCGGTCGTCGTCGACACCGTCGGCAGCCTTGAAACGTTCCGGAAGCTGCAGCCGCTCATGAAGCACGACAGCCACCTCGTGTCGGCGGGCTACCTAGGCGAATCGGGGCTGATCGACATCCAAGCGCTGCGCGGACAGGAAATAACGCTGCATACCCCATCCGGCTGGACGGCGGAGCGGATGACGGCGACGATCGCGGCGATCCGGGAAGGCTGGCTGTCGACCGTGCCGCTCATTACGCACCGGTTTCCGGCGGCCGAAGCTGCCGCAGCGTGGGAGGTTATTACTTCCAAACCTAGTCCATGTTTGGGTGTTGTTTTGGATTGGAGAGCGCCGTAA
- a CDS encoding LacI family DNA-binding transcriptional regulator: MTTIKDLAKATGLSVTTVSRALNGYSDVNEDTRKKIKQAAEELNYRPSAAARSLVMKKSRTIGVIISDINREGVKDAVAYEILCGINDRSTMLDYDILLFSTSSKKQQKKSYSDLCKERGVDGAIVFGLRVNDPYLEEIVRKADFPCVLIDIPVENKNAGHVTTDNVYGAKLAVHHLLELGHRKIAMINGHNEAAVSISRLQGYKLALEQAGIPYDPALVFDGNFSEDGGCEAMYRILLNHPDVTAVFSASDLMVLGALRAMEKLNRRVPQTLSIVGYDDIPVASYCSPKLTTVRQDKYEMGYQSAQLVIDMIENRQVNRKIVLQNELIVRESTKAIP, translated from the coding sequence ATGACCACCATTAAAGACCTGGCTAAAGCAACGGGGTTGTCCGTGACGACCGTGTCCAGAGCGCTTAACGGATACAGCGACGTCAACGAAGACACGCGCAAGAAAATCAAGCAAGCCGCCGAGGAATTGAATTACCGTCCCAGCGCCGCCGCCAGAAGTCTTGTGATGAAGAAGTCGAGAACGATCGGGGTCATCATCTCGGACATTAACCGGGAAGGCGTCAAGGACGCGGTCGCATACGAGATTCTATGCGGCATTAACGACCGGTCGACGATGCTCGACTACGACATCCTGCTGTTCAGCACCAGCTCGAAGAAGCAGCAGAAGAAATCGTACTCCGACCTGTGCAAGGAGCGAGGCGTAGACGGCGCGATCGTTTTCGGCCTTCGGGTCAACGATCCGTATCTGGAAGAAATCGTGCGCAAAGCCGATTTTCCGTGCGTGCTCATCGACATTCCGGTCGAGAACAAGAACGCGGGCCATGTCACGACGGACAACGTGTACGGGGCGAAGCTTGCGGTCCATCATCTGCTGGAGCTCGGTCATCGCAAAATCGCCATGATCAACGGGCACAACGAGGCGGCAGTCAGCATCAGCCGGCTGCAGGGCTATAAGCTGGCGCTTGAACAAGCCGGCATTCCGTACGATCCGGCGCTCGTCTTCGACGGCAACTTCTCCGAGGACGGCGGCTGCGAAGCGATGTACCGGATTTTGCTGAACCATCCCGATGTGACCGCGGTATTCTCGGCCAGCGATCTCATGGTGCTCGGCGCGCTAAGGGCGATGGAGAAGCTGAACCGCCGCGTGCCGCAGACGCTTTCGATCGTAGGCTACGACGACATTCCGGTCGCGTCCTACTGTTCGCCGAAGCTGACGACGGTGCGTCAGGATAAATACGAAATGGGCTATCAATCGGCGCAGCTGGTCATCGACATGATCGAGAACCGCCAAGTCAACCGAAAGATCGTCTTGCAAAATGAATTGATCGTACGCGAAAGCACGAAAGCGATTCCTTAA
- a CDS encoding ThuA domain-containing protein — MIKVTVWNEYLHEINNPVVASVYPEGIHGALSDGLACEDVFVRTATLAEPEHGLTEETLNDTDVLIWWGHLAHDQVDDEIVERVYKRVLAGMGLIVLHSGHASKIFSKLLGTPTEQLKWREADEKERIWVIDPSHPIAAGIGEYIELEKEEMYGEHFHIPTPDQLVFVSWFEGGEVFRSGVTFNRGQGKIFYFRPGHETYPTYYNPEIIRVIANGVRWAAPSATAAPVYGHAEPLEKIAVKA; from the coding sequence ATGATAAAAGTAACCGTATGGAATGAATATTTGCATGAAATCAACAACCCGGTCGTAGCCTCGGTCTATCCGGAAGGCATTCACGGCGCGCTGTCCGATGGCCTGGCATGCGAGGATGTTTTCGTGAGAACGGCAACGCTGGCGGAGCCGGAGCACGGCTTGACGGAGGAAACGCTGAACGATACCGACGTTCTGATCTGGTGGGGCCATCTGGCGCATGATCAGGTCGATGATGAAATCGTGGAGCGCGTATATAAGCGGGTATTGGCAGGCATGGGGCTGATCGTGCTGCATTCCGGCCATGCGTCGAAAATTTTCAGCAAGCTGCTCGGCACGCCGACGGAGCAATTGAAGTGGCGCGAAGCGGACGAGAAGGAGCGCATCTGGGTTATCGATCCATCCCACCCGATCGCGGCGGGCATCGGCGAATATATCGAGCTTGAGAAGGAAGAGATGTACGGCGAGCATTTTCACATCCCGACACCGGACCAGCTTGTGTTCGTTTCCTGGTTCGAAGGCGGCGAAGTGTTCCGCAGCGGCGTGACGTTCAACCGCGGTCAAGGTAAAATCTTCTACTTCCGTCCGGGACATGAAACGTACCCGACTTATTATAATCCGGAAATTATTCGCGTTATCGCGAACGGCGTCCGCTGGGCGGCTCCGAGCGCGACGGCTGCGCCGGTGTACGGACATGCGGAGCCGCTGGAGAAGATCGCGGTAAAAGCTTAG
- a CDS encoding ABC transporter substrate-binding protein, whose translation MKRVKKGAFALSSLLVALSLVTAGCGGNGNNEGANKQPANNAQGNASAEKTLDPYEVVMVYPDGKQNDLGSVQTAMNDYLKTTYPALNISVKLNPIDWSAYADKTNLMMSSGQKFDLIWTANWMNFDAQVNKGGLLPLDDLLAKYGQDIEAVEGQFHDGAKRSGKIYGVHVHQELGNPQGIALSKALVDKYNLDLSGLKSGEFKDLTPILKTIKDNEPSITPAVGPAFPLNAYYGSGSTANIVGPVGLDLRDTDPNNTYKIVNTYETPRYMELAKLTREWFKAGYINKDATTPGIDVWKKFQAGTAFAAIGSDLDILAGTAIGEAQLMPSKTGSVGSDIVQVPLNIDRLQTTKLAATMQGISQTSKDPERAMMLLNLFYRDQKLLTLFNFGVEGTHYVLKDGQIALPEGKSQETIGFYHDVMWQIGNQMLNYTRVGEDPNKYKNYEEFNKKVANNPSPILGFVFDSEPVKNELIAISKVQSTFDPGLQSGQLDPEVEVPKLLEKLKAAGIDKIIAEAQKQLDAWRAENGK comes from the coding sequence ATGAAACGAGTCAAAAAAGGAGCTTTCGCTCTTTCCTCGCTGCTTGTTGCGCTCTCGCTTGTAACGGCGGGCTGCGGCGGCAACGGCAACAACGAAGGGGCAAACAAACAGCCTGCCAATAACGCGCAAGGCAATGCATCCGCTGAGAAAACGCTCGATCCGTACGAGGTGGTCATGGTTTACCCGGACGGCAAGCAGAACGATCTCGGCAGCGTGCAGACTGCCATGAACGACTATTTGAAAACAACCTACCCGGCACTCAACATCTCGGTGAAGCTGAACCCGATCGATTGGAGCGCCTACGCCGATAAAACGAACCTGATGATGTCCTCGGGTCAAAAATTCGACCTGATCTGGACGGCGAACTGGATGAACTTCGACGCGCAAGTGAACAAAGGCGGCTTGCTGCCGCTTGACGATCTGCTCGCGAAGTACGGTCAGGATATCGAGGCTGTAGAAGGCCAATTCCACGACGGCGCGAAACGCAGCGGCAAAATCTACGGCGTTCACGTTCATCAAGAGCTTGGCAACCCGCAAGGCATTGCGCTCAGCAAAGCGCTGGTCGACAAGTACAACCTGGATCTCAGCGGTCTGAAATCCGGCGAATTCAAGGATCTTACGCCGATCCTGAAGACGATCAAAGACAATGAGCCGTCCATTACGCCTGCAGTTGGCCCGGCATTTCCGCTGAACGCTTACTACGGCTCGGGCAGCACGGCGAACATCGTCGGTCCTGTAGGTCTTGACCTGCGCGACACCGATCCGAACAACACGTACAAAATCGTGAACACCTATGAAACGCCGCGTTACATGGAATTGGCCAAGCTGACGCGCGAATGGTTCAAAGCCGGCTATATCAACAAAGACGCAACGACGCCAGGCATCGACGTATGGAAGAAGTTCCAAGCCGGTACGGCATTTGCGGCGATCGGCAGCGACTTGGATATTTTGGCAGGCACCGCAATCGGCGAAGCACAGCTCATGCCGAGCAAAACAGGCAGCGTAGGCAGCGACATCGTTCAAGTGCCGCTGAACATCGACCGTCTGCAAACGACCAAATTGGCCGCGACGATGCAGGGTATTTCCCAAACGTCGAAGGATCCGGAGCGCGCTATGATGCTGCTGAACCTGTTCTACCGCGACCAAAAGCTGTTGACGCTGTTCAACTTCGGCGTAGAAGGTACGCACTATGTGCTGAAGGACGGCCAAATCGCGCTGCCAGAAGGCAAATCGCAAGAAACCATCGGCTTCTATCACGATGTCATGTGGCAAATCGGCAACCAAATGCTGAACTACACTCGCGTCGGCGAAGATCCGAACAAATACAAGAACTATGAAGAGTTCAACAAAAAGGTTGCGAACAACCCGTCTCCGATTCTCGGCTTCGTATTCGACTCCGAGCCGGTGAAGAACGAACTGATCGCTATAAGCAAAGTTCAAAGCACGTTTGATCCGGGCCTGCAGTCCGGCCAGCTTGATCCTGAGGTTGAAGTACCGAAGCTGCTCGAGAAGCTGAAAGCTGCCGGCATTGACAAAATCATCGCGGAAGCGCAAAAGCAGCTTGACGCTTGGCGTGCGGAGAACGGCAAGTAA
- a CDS encoding response regulator transcription factor has protein sequence MNRCEMLIVDDEKFAVEGIMNGNDWEALGLEAVHGANSADEARDIMRERPIDILICDIEMPDEDGLSLAKWVRENYPQTEFLFLTCHSEFAYAKQAIHLGSFDYLLKPADSEELAQVVSRMMASIRERREQSDYNEKYQKYYALYSKQQPIVVEHFWQDVLSRRILSFGDFLDRALLDAQLELTSGDFVQPILISVEEWTKPLQERDLEALEYAVKKAAEELLLEGRSGHAVMDRNGVLFVLVYGAPGEERDSGKWQQAASAFKDACLTYFYCQVSCYIGYFAPLLELPEQCDGLKEMERGNVTKPHSVLLYDREITRAPSQAAASPAVPVNMSNAEWMSVISSGSREKVIELIGAHVARLEQHSSGHARQLETNLHQFLQVVYHFLYDRGIAVNQVPNFTMWSTAQIRTLAQLKHWAINLASAVMDTVFEEKESDGLVQKSIHFIKENVEEDISREDVAAHVNLNPAYLSRLFKKETGGNLIDYLIETKVNRAKLLLDTTDMTVSAIAQQVGYSNFSHFTRTFKKHTGVNPQEYRKHT, from the coding sequence GTGAACCGATGCGAAATGCTTATAGTCGACGACGAGAAGTTCGCCGTCGAAGGAATTATGAACGGAAACGACTGGGAGGCGCTCGGCCTCGAGGCCGTCCACGGCGCGAACAGCGCGGATGAAGCTCGGGACATCATGCGGGAGAGGCCGATCGATATTCTCATCTGCGACATCGAGATGCCGGATGAGGACGGGCTGTCGCTGGCCAAATGGGTGAGGGAAAACTACCCGCAGACGGAGTTTCTGTTTCTGACCTGCCACAGCGAATTCGCGTATGCAAAGCAGGCGATCCATCTCGGGAGCTTCGATTATTTGCTGAAGCCGGCCGACAGCGAAGAGCTGGCGCAGGTCGTCTCCCGCATGATGGCCTCGATTCGCGAGCGGAGAGAGCAGTCGGACTACAACGAGAAGTATCAAAAATATTACGCGCTGTACAGCAAGCAGCAGCCGATCGTGGTCGAGCATTTCTGGCAGGACGTGCTGTCCCGGCGCATTCTGTCCTTCGGCGATTTTCTGGATCGCGCGCTTCTGGACGCTCAGCTGGAGCTGACGTCCGGCGATTTCGTGCAGCCGATTCTCATCAGCGTCGAAGAGTGGACCAAGCCGCTCCAGGAGCGGGACCTCGAAGCGCTTGAATATGCGGTGAAGAAGGCGGCGGAGGAGCTGCTGCTCGAGGGACGCTCCGGCCATGCGGTCATGGACCGAAACGGCGTCTTGTTCGTGCTGGTTTACGGAGCGCCGGGCGAAGAGCGCGACAGCGGCAAATGGCAGCAGGCCGCGTCCGCGTTCAAGGACGCATGCTTGACCTATTTTTACTGCCAAGTATCGTGCTATATCGGCTATTTCGCGCCTCTGCTGGAGCTGCCGGAGCAATGCGACGGCTTGAAGGAGATGGAGCGCGGCAACGTGACTAAGCCGCACTCGGTGCTCTTGTACGACAGGGAGATAACGCGAGCTCCTTCTCAGGCGGCTGCTTCACCGGCGGTGCCCGTGAACATGAGCAACGCGGAGTGGATGAGCGTCATTTCGAGCGGAAGCCGGGAGAAGGTCATCGAGCTGATCGGCGCCCATGTCGCGCGGCTGGAACAGCATTCAAGCGGGCATGCGAGGCAGCTGGAGACGAATTTGCATCAGTTCTTGCAAGTAGTTTATCACTTTTTGTATGACCGCGGCATTGCCGTCAACCAGGTTCCGAATTTTACGATGTGGTCCACGGCTCAGATCCGCACGCTGGCGCAGCTCAAGCATTGGGCGATCAACTTGGCGTCCGCCGTTATGGATACGGTATTCGAGGAGAAGGAGTCCGACGGGCTCGTTCAGAAATCGATTCATTTCATCAAAGAGAACGTCGAAGAGGATATTTCGCGCGAGGATGTTGCCGCGCACGTGAATCTCAATCCGGCGTATCTCTCTAGACTGTTCAAGAAGGAGACCGGCGGCAACCTGATCGATTATTTGATCGAAACGAAGGTCAACCGCGCGAAGCTGCTGCTCGATACGACCGACATGACCGTCAGCGCCATCGCGCAGCAGGTCGGATACTCCAATTTCTCGCACTTCACGCGGACGTTCAAGAAGCATACCGGCGTCAACCCGCAGGAGTACCGCAAGCATACGTAA
- a CDS encoding helix-turn-helix transcriptional regulator: MKLRNYGMHATESGIGSRAGGIHPYGELLCIIEGEADLEWSGVTYRAAGTALFVILPNTPHQLVQRTNRLSYWYVEFHEADASRMPGIDLIYRWNAMQPEIDWRQAPYPALRAACEAVRALMAADASLAPAIFQEALLADLHKLLVLITNRSAVVTRETPAYPTGEALVTGVLRFLESVFPQPITLQTIADFTHYNPSYLVRLFKKHTGQTPFGYLNELRLTAASQYLLHSGMSIQQVSQACGFQSIHYFSRTFKKRFGAAPSAWRGR, translated from the coding sequence GTGAAGCTGCGGAATTATGGAATGCATGCAACGGAGAGCGGAATCGGCAGCCGGGCCGGCGGCATTCATCCGTACGGCGAGCTGCTCTGTATCATAGAAGGCGAGGCCGACCTGGAATGGTCGGGCGTTACGTATCGGGCGGCCGGAACCGCCCTCTTCGTTATTTTGCCGAATACGCCGCATCAGCTCGTCCAGCGGACGAACCGGCTCAGCTACTGGTATGTCGAGTTTCACGAAGCGGACGCCAGCCGGATGCCGGGCATCGATCTGATCTACCGCTGGAACGCGATGCAGCCCGAGATCGACTGGCGGCAAGCGCCCTACCCTGCGCTGCGAGCAGCTTGCGAAGCGGTTCGCGCGCTGATGGCGGCCGATGCGTCGCTGGCGCCGGCGATTTTTCAAGAAGCGCTGCTAGCTGACCTGCACAAGCTGCTCGTGCTCATTACAAATAGATCTGCCGTCGTTACGCGGGAGACGCCCGCTTATCCGACAGGCGAAGCGCTCGTTACCGGAGTGCTGCGTTTCCTGGAGTCGGTCTTCCCGCAGCCGATTACGCTGCAGACGATCGCCGACTTTACCCACTACAACCCGTCCTACCTCGTTCGACTGTTCAAAAAGCACACCGGCCAAACCCCGTTCGGCTACTTGAACGAGCTCCGCCTCACGGCTGCATCCCAGTACCTGCTCCACTCCGGGATGTCCATCCAGCAGGTATCGCAGGCATGCGGCTTCCAGAGCATCCACTATTTCAGCCGCACCTTCAAGAAGCGCTTCGGCGCCGCGCCGAGCGCCTGGCGCGGCAGGTAG
- a CDS encoding alcohol dehydrogenase catalytic domain-containing protein codes for MKAVQITGVNQFEIVEVPVPQIKDDQLLVRINLVSTCPRWDLNMMGGKDMFNLTRQPDYPLPPGFPGHEAVGVVEAVGASVQGFATGDRVVALEHVSPGYGAYAQFMAYRENDLLKLPDHISDKKAVSSELLKCVMYGLDQFGSMQGKTMLIAGLGPAGILALQLASLWGAKVTAIDVSRERVDFVNGLSLNAEAVHADDLGAERRFDLGYDCVGYAASVQNVLNRTDEHVVIFGVLRGSVTYPESYWFKGTRLESYRYHPVMKRDRLLLLDALGRPAFNTECLQTEQLSFRDYARGVELLKAQQAIKICFNPQDL; via the coding sequence GTGAAAGCCGTCCAAATTACCGGCGTGAACCAATTTGAAATCGTTGAGGTACCCGTGCCTCAAATTAAAGACGACCAATTGCTCGTCCGCATTAATCTAGTGTCCACTTGCCCCCGGTGGGACCTGAACATGATGGGCGGCAAGGATATGTTCAACTTGACCCGCCAGCCCGATTATCCGCTGCCGCCGGGCTTTCCCGGTCATGAGGCGGTCGGCGTCGTGGAAGCGGTCGGCGCGAGCGTGCAGGGCTTCGCGACAGGCGACCGGGTCGTCGCGTTAGAGCACGTTTCCCCGGGCTACGGCGCATATGCACAGTTCATGGCTTACCGCGAGAACGATCTGCTCAAGCTGCCCGATCACATCTCCGACAAGAAAGCCGTTTCGTCGGAGCTGCTCAAATGCGTCATGTACGGCCTCGATCAGTTCGGCAGCATGCAGGGCAAAACGATGCTGATCGCCGGCCTCGGACCGGCGGGCATTTTGGCGCTCCAGCTCGCCTCGCTGTGGGGGGCGAAGGTGACGGCGATCGACGTCAGCCGGGAGCGCGTCGATTTCGTGAACGGCCTCAGCCTAAATGCCGAAGCCGTCCATGCCGATGACCTTGGCGCAGAGCGCAGGTTCGATCTCGGCTACGATTGCGTGGGCTATGCCGCTTCCGTGCAAAACGTGCTCAACCGTACCGACGAGCATGTCGTCATCTTCGGCGTGCTGCGCGGCAGCGTGACCTATCCGGAGTCGTACTGGTTCAAAGGCACGCGCTTAGAGTCGTACCGCTATCACCCTGTGATGAAGCGGGACCGCCTGCTGCTGCTGGACGCGCTCGGCCGTCCCGCGTTCAATACCGAATGCCTGCAGACGGAACAGCTGTCGTTCCGGGATTACGCGCGCGGCGTAGAGCTGCTGAAGGCGCAGCAAGCGATCAAAATATGCTTTAATCCACAGGATCTCTAG